A section of the Mergibacter septicus genome encodes:
- the ispG gene encoding flavodoxin-dependent (E)-4-hydroxy-3-methylbut-2-enyl-diphosphate synthase: protein MLEKPLITRRQTKQIFVGNVPIGGDAPIAVQSMTNTRTTDITATVAQIKALEKVGADIVRVSVPTMEAAEAFKLIKQQVSVPLVADIHFDYRIALKVAEYGVDCLRINPGNIGREDRIRAVVDCARDKNIPIRIGVNAGSLERDLQEKYGEPTPEALLESALRHVEILDRLNFEQFKVSVKASDVFLAVEAYRLLAKAISQPLHLGITEAGGARAGAVKSAIGLGMLLAEGIGDTLRVSLAADPVEEIKVGFDILKSLRIRSRGINFIACPTCSRQEFDVIGTVNALEQRLEDITTPLDVSIIGCVVNGPGEALVSDLGVTGGHKKSGFYLDGERQKERFDNEQLIDQLEAKIRAKVAMQDQKNRIEITQI from the coding sequence ATGTTAGAGAAACCTTTAATTACACGGCGTCAAACTAAGCAGATTTTTGTAGGAAATGTACCTATTGGTGGTGATGCTCCGATAGCAGTGCAGTCAATGACAAATACCAGAACAACAGACATTACGGCAACAGTTGCACAAATTAAAGCACTTGAAAAAGTAGGTGCGGATATTGTCCGAGTTTCAGTGCCAACAATGGAAGCTGCTGAGGCGTTTAAATTGATTAAACAACAAGTTTCGGTTCCATTAGTTGCAGATATTCATTTTGATTATCGTATTGCATTAAAAGTGGCAGAATATGGTGTGGATTGTTTGAGAATTAATCCGGGTAATATTGGCCGTGAAGATCGGATTCGTGCGGTAGTTGATTGTGCGAGAGATAAAAATATTCCAATTAGAATTGGAGTGAATGCTGGTTCATTGGAGAGAGATCTACAGGAAAAATATGGTGAACCAACGCCAGAGGCTTTATTAGAATCTGCATTGCGTCATGTTGAGATTTTGGATCGTTTGAATTTTGAACAGTTTAAAGTGAGTGTTAAAGCATCAGATGTTTTTTTAGCGGTTGAAGCTTACCGTTTATTAGCTAAAGCTATTTCTCAACCTTTGCACTTAGGGATCACTGAAGCCGGTGGTGCGAGAGCAGGTGCTGTAAAAAGTGCGATTGGCTTAGGTATGCTTTTAGCCGAAGGGATTGGCGATACTTTGCGTGTCTCTTTAGCTGCTGATCCAGTCGAAGAAATTAAAGTTGGTTTTGATATTCTTAAATCTTTACGTATCCGTTCCCGTGGTATTAATTTTATTGCTTGCCCAACTTGTTCTCGTCAGGAATTTGATGTAATAGGCACAGTGAATGCTTTAGAACAACGCTTAGAAGATATTACAACACCACTTGATGTCTCGATTATCGGTTGTGTGGTAAATGGTCCCGGTGAAGCGTTAGTTTCAGATCTAGGTGTCACTGGTGGGCATAAAAAAAGTGGGTTTTATTTAGACGGAGAACGTCAGAAAGAACGGTTTGATAACGAACAATTAATCGATCAGCTAGAGGCAAAAATTCGAGCGAAAGTTGCTATGCAGGATCAGAAAAATCGGATAGAAATTACACAAATTTAA
- the hisS gene encoding histidine--tRNA ligase, with amino-acid sequence MAKTIQAIRGMNDCLPSDTPLWQWVEGQVRDVLASYGYAEIRMPIVESTPLFARAIGEVTDVVEKEMFTFDDRDNESLTLRPEGTAGCVRAGIEHGLLYNQEQRLWYMGPMFRYERPQKGRYRQFHQVGVEIFGIANPEIDAELILLTARLWKALGILDHVTLQLNSIGSLEARKNYREALVAFLQNHLDILDEDCKRRLTTNPLRILDSKNERVQEVLNQAPKLHDYLDQDSKEHFTQLCHLLDQLGIQYEINQKLVRGLDYYNKTVFEWVTTALGAQGTVCGGGRYDGLVAQLGGHATCGVGFAMGLERLVLLVQEVSPRIELAKPVDIYVVYNGTGTTVAAFEIAEKLRSELKNCRVMLHCSGGNFKKQFKRADKSGAKFAIVLGESEVLNGEVIVKDLLNGEEQQKMAITTLTDYLAKVL; translated from the coding sequence ATGGCGAAGACCATTCAAGCAATTCGTGGTATGAATGATTGTTTACCAAGTGATACACCTTTATGGCAGTGGGTTGAAGGGCAAGTGAGAGATGTCTTAGCAAGTTATGGGTATGCTGAGATTCGAATGCCAATAGTGGAGTCAACTCCTCTTTTTGCACGAGCCATTGGTGAAGTAACAGATGTTGTTGAAAAAGAAATGTTTACCTTCGATGATCGAGATAATGAAAGTTTGACTTTACGTCCAGAAGGTACTGCAGGGTGTGTGCGAGCAGGGATTGAACATGGTTTACTGTATAACCAAGAACAACGGCTGTGGTATATGGGACCAATGTTTCGTTATGAACGTCCTCAAAAAGGGCGTTACCGTCAATTCCATCAAGTTGGGGTAGAAATATTTGGTATTGCTAATCCTGAAATTGATGCGGAACTCATCCTACTTACTGCTCGTTTATGGAAAGCGTTAGGTATTTTGGATCACGTTACTTTGCAACTCAATTCAATTGGTTCGCTTGAGGCGAGAAAGAATTATCGAGAAGCTTTGGTTGCATTCCTACAAAATCATCTTGATATATTAGATGAGGATTGTAAACGCCGTTTAACGACTAATCCACTACGGATCTTGGATAGTAAAAATGAACGAGTTCAAGAGGTATTGAATCAAGCGCCTAAGTTACATGATTATTTAGATCAAGATTCAAAAGAACATTTTACCCAATTATGTCATTTACTCGATCAATTAGGCATTCAGTATGAAATTAATCAAAAACTAGTACGAGGTTTAGATTATTACAATAAAACTGTATTTGAATGGGTTACCACCGCATTAGGGGCTCAAGGTACGGTATGTGGTGGCGGTCGTTATGATGGTTTGGTCGCACAGTTAGGGGGGCATGCAACCTGTGGGGTTGGTTTTGCAATGGGATTAGAGCGTTTAGTCTTGCTTGTTCAAGAAGTTTCCCCTCGTATAGAGTTGGCAAAACCTGTTGATATTTATGTGGTTTATAACGGTACTGGTACAACTGTTGCTGCATTTGAAATCGCAGAAAAATTACGTAGTGAACTTAAAAATTGTCGAGTAATGTTACATTGCAGTGGTGGTAACTTTAAGAAACAATTTAAACGTGCAGATAAAAGTGGGGCAAAATTTGCCATTGTATTAGGTGAAAGTGAAGTGCTAAATGGAGAAGTAATAGTTAAAGATCTTTTAAATGGTGAAGAGCAACAAAAGATGGCAATCACCACTTTAACTGACTATTTGGCAAAAGTGTTATAA
- a CDS encoding YfgM family protein, which yields MAYTTDEQLQVDEIKNWWKENGKVIIFAVILAILGVLGWRYWQQSQTEKIYQTSTNFDQVVALYQQDPQTNVEQLEQFSKNYPDTSYAVFALLIEAQNAVTSGNFTQAEAALTQALSNTRYPTLVSIIALRLAAVQIQLNQFDAATASLALVKESSWQGRKAILSGDIAMAKGDLVAAKQAYQTALETANPFEMQWLKIRLNNL from the coding sequence GTGGCTTATACGACTGATGAACAACTTCAAGTTGATGAAATTAAAAATTGGTGGAAAGAGAATGGTAAGGTAATTATTTTTGCGGTTATTCTTGCGATTTTAGGCGTATTAGGTTGGCGATATTGGCAACAAAGCCAAACTGAAAAAATTTATCAAACCTCAACTAACTTTGATCAAGTAGTGGCTTTATATCAACAAGATCCACAAACAAATGTTGAACAGCTTGAACAATTTAGTAAAAATTATCCTGATACGAGTTATGCGGTGTTTGCTTTATTAATTGAAGCCCAAAATGCTGTTACTAGTGGTAACTTTACTCAAGCTGAGGCGGCTTTAACGCAGGCATTAAGCAATACTCGCTATCCTACATTAGTGTCAATTATTGCGTTGCGTTTAGCAGCAGTACAAATACAGTTAAATCAATTTGATGCTGCAACAGCAAGTTTAGCATTAGTTAAGGAGAGTAGTTGGCAGGGACGTAAAGCAATTTTAAGCGGAGATATTGCGATGGCTAAAGGCGATCTTGTTGCTGCTAAACAAGCGTATCAAACAGCTTTAGAAACAGCCAATCCATTTGAAATGCAATGGTTAAAAATTCGTTTAAATAATTTATAA
- a CDS encoding RidA family protein produces MTKIIHTEKAPAAIGPYVQAVDLGNMVLTSGQIPVNPATGEVAQDIVAQARQSLENVKAIIEQAGLQVKDIVKTTVFVKDLNQFAAINAEYQRFFEENNHPNFPARSCVEVARLPKDVGIEIEAIAVRS; encoded by the coding sequence ATGACAAAAATTATTCATACAGAAAAAGCACCTGCAGCAATCGGACCTTATGTGCAAGCAGTCGATTTAGGAAATATGGTTTTAACTTCAGGGCAAATCCCAGTAAACCCAGCCACTGGTGAAGTGGCACAAGACATCGTAGCACAAGCCCGTCAATCATTGGAAAATGTAAAAGCCATAATTGAACAAGCAGGTTTACAAGTCAAAGATATTGTGAAAACAACAGTTTTTGTTAAAGATCTGAATCAATTTGCGGCAATCAATGCAGAATATCAACGTTTCTTTGAAGAAAACAACCACCCGAATTTTCCAGCACGTTCTTGCGTTGAGGTGGCTCGTTTACCGAAAGATGTTGGTATTGAAATTGAAGCTATTGCTGTTAGAAGTTAA
- the argF gene encoding ornithine carbamoyltransferase, with product MPFNLRHRHFLRLMDFTPKEIHHLLQLSADLKRAKYSGTEQPRLKGKNIALIFEKTSTRTRCAFEVAAFDQGANVSYIGPSGSQIGHKESMKDTARVLGRMYDGIQYRGYGQHLVETLAQYAGVPVWNGLTDEFHPTQILADFLTMLEHGKGKRLDQMKLAYLGDARNNMGNSFVEGAALTGLDLRLVAPQQFFPEQQLLDEVAEMAKKTGAKITCTEDITAGIEGVDFIYTDIWVSMGEAESEWEKRIALMRPYQVNSALLAKTNNPEVKFMHCLPSFHDENTSIGKKMAEKYGMSGLEVTDDVFESDASIVFDQAENRMHTIKAVMVATLGY from the coding sequence ATGCCTTTTAATTTGCGTCATCGTCATTTTCTACGTTTAATGGATTTTACCCCAAAAGAAATTCATCACCTCCTTCAACTTTCAGCTGATTTAAAACGGGCGAAATATAGCGGTACCGAGCAACCTCGCTTGAAAGGAAAAAATATTGCATTAATTTTTGAAAAAACCTCGACTCGCACTCGTTGTGCCTTTGAAGTTGCAGCCTTTGATCAAGGTGCAAATGTTTCCTATATCGGACCAAGCGGTTCACAAATAGGTCATAAAGAAAGTATGAAAGATACCGCAAGAGTATTAGGGCGAATGTATGATGGCATTCAATATCGAGGTTATGGACAACATTTAGTTGAAACATTAGCTCAATACGCTGGCGTACCTGTTTGGAATGGCTTAACAGATGAATTTCACCCAACCCAAATTTTAGCCGATTTCCTAACGATGCTTGAACACGGTAAAGGTAAACGCTTAGATCAAATGAAACTCGCCTACCTTGGCGATGCACGTAATAATATGGGCAATTCTTTCGTTGAAGGAGCGGCATTAACAGGCTTAGATTTACGTTTAGTCGCCCCACAGCAATTCTTTCCAGAACAACAGTTACTTGATGAAGTAGCCGAAATGGCAAAGAAAACAGGGGCTAAAATTACTTGTACCGAAGATATTACAGCTGGTATCGAAGGAGTCGATTTTATCTATACAGATATTTGGGTATCAATGGGAGAAGCTGAAAGTGAATGGGAAAAGCGAATTGCTTTAATGCGACCATATCAAGTAAATTCAGCACTATTAGCGAAAACTAACAATCCTGAGGTAAAATTTATGCATTGCCTGCCATCATTCCATGATGAAAATACCAGCATAGGAAAAAAAATGGCAGAAAAATATGGTATGAGTGGTTTAGAAGTTACCGATGACGTTTTTGAATCCGATGCGTCCATTGTCTTTGATCAAGCTGAAAATCGAATGCATACAATTAAAGCGGTTATGGTTGCCACACTTGGATATTAA
- the uvrD gene encoding DNA helicase II, with protein sequence MDFSELLDGLNDRQRQAVAAPLGNYLVLAGAGSGKTRVLTHRIAWLIGVEGISESNILAVTFTNKAAAEMRQRIEYALNGTSHRLFGMWVGTFHSIAHRLLRSHALDAGLPQDFQILDSEDQLRLIKRLIKLHELDDKAFPAKQACWYINQKKDEGLRPDRIDTHGNRNEKEWVKIYQIYQDACDRAGLIDFAELLLRAYELWQKKPLILQRYQQRFQHILIDEFQDTNKIQYQFVKLLAGEQGKVMIVGDDDQSIYGWRGAEIENIQRFLQDYHQVQTIRLEQNYRSTGNILKSANHLIKHNSDRLGKNLWTEDGDGEAIGIYEAFNELDEARFVASQITKWVEEGGQYHDCAVLYRSNSQSRVLEEALLQANIPYRIYGGVRFFERQEIKDALAYLRLIANRQDDAAFERVVNTPTRGIGERTMDLLRQLTRERQITLWQAAHLILDEKKLTTRAATALLRFLELINSLELETQQLPLFERTDFVIKHSGLYQMYQQEKGEKGEVRIENLEELVSATREFKPDDGQEFNDLTAFLTHASLEAGEGQASSHQSCVDMMTLHSAKGLEFPCVFIVGMEEGIFPSGLLYQEIGRLEEERRLAYVGITRAKQKLTLTYAETRRVYGKDEKHLPSRFIKELPEECIQEIRLRGKVTRPFNQNTGGVASTPIVKTSEWTLGKKVKHDKFGVGTIINIEGADNNTRLQIAFQNQGIKWLIAHLAKLEKL encoded by the coding sequence ATGGATTTTTCAGAATTACTTGATGGTTTAAATGACAGACAACGACAAGCAGTCGCTGCTCCTTTGGGGAATTATTTAGTTTTAGCAGGTGCTGGAAGTGGAAAAACACGAGTCCTGACACATCGAATTGCTTGGTTAATTGGTGTTGAAGGTATTTCTGAAAGTAATATTTTAGCCGTCACTTTTACCAATAAAGCAGCGGCAGAAATGCGACAAAGAATAGAATATGCACTTAATGGAACTTCTCATCGTTTATTTGGTATGTGGGTTGGCACTTTTCATAGTATTGCGCATCGGTTATTACGTTCTCACGCATTAGATGCTGGCTTACCACAGGATTTTCAAATTTTAGACAGTGAAGATCAGTTACGTTTGATTAAACGCTTAATCAAACTACATGAATTAGATGATAAAGCCTTTCCTGCTAAACAAGCGTGCTGGTATATCAATCAGAAAAAAGACGAAGGATTGCGTCCAGATCGGATTGATACTCACGGTAATCGTAATGAAAAAGAATGGGTAAAAATTTATCAAATTTATCAAGATGCTTGTGATCGAGCGGGTTTAATTGATTTTGCTGAATTATTGTTAAGAGCATATGAATTATGGCAAAAAAAACCGTTGATCCTGCAACGTTATCAGCAACGTTTTCAACATATCTTGATTGATGAGTTTCAAGATACTAATAAAATTCAGTATCAGTTCGTAAAGCTTCTGGCAGGTGAGCAAGGAAAAGTGATGATTGTTGGAGACGATGATCAATCCATTTATGGCTGGCGTGGTGCTGAAATTGAGAATATTCAGCGCTTTTTACAAGATTATCATCAGGTACAAACAATCCGCTTAGAACAAAATTATCGCTCAACGGGAAATATCTTAAAGTCTGCAAATCATTTAATTAAACATAATAGTGATCGTTTAGGTAAGAATTTATGGACAGAAGATGGTGATGGTGAAGCAATAGGTATCTATGAAGCGTTCAATGAGTTAGATGAAGCCCGTTTTGTTGCTAGCCAAATTACAAAATGGGTTGAAGAAGGGGGGCAATATCATGATTGTGCCGTCTTATATCGGAGTAATAGCCAATCTCGTGTTTTAGAGGAGGCGTTATTACAAGCCAATATTCCTTATCGAATTTATGGTGGAGTCCGCTTTTTTGAACGCCAAGAGATTAAAGATGCGTTAGCTTATTTGCGTTTAATTGCAAATCGTCAAGATGATGCAGCATTTGAACGGGTGGTAAATACCCCAACACGTGGAATTGGCGAACGGACAATGGATTTATTACGTCAACTTACAAGAGAACGTCAGATAACTTTATGGCAGGCAGCACATTTAATTCTAGATGAAAAGAAATTAACGACTCGAGCTGCAACGGCGTTATTACGTTTTCTTGAATTAATTAATTCTCTTGAATTAGAAACGCAACAGTTGCCTTTATTTGAACGTACTGATTTTGTGATAAAACATTCTGGGTTGTACCAAATGTATCAACAAGAAAAGGGTGAAAAAGGTGAAGTAAGAATTGAAAACTTAGAGGAATTAGTTTCAGCAACGAGAGAATTTAAACCTGATGATGGTCAGGAATTTAATGATTTAACAGCATTTTTAACACACGCTTCTTTAGAAGCGGGAGAGGGACAGGCTTCTTCACATCAATCTTGTGTCGATATGATGACTTTACATTCAGCAAAAGGTTTAGAATTTCCTTGTGTATTTATTGTTGGTATGGAAGAAGGCATTTTTCCAAGTGGTCTGCTTTACCAAGAAATTGGGCGTTTAGAAGAAGAAAGACGTTTAGCTTATGTAGGTATCACTCGAGCAAAACAGAAATTAACTTTAACTTATGCTGAAACTAGACGAGTTTATGGGAAAGACGAAAAGCATTTACCATCGAGATTTATTAAAGAATTACCTGAAGAATGTATCCAAGAGATTCGTTTACGAGGTAAGGTTACCAGACCTTTTAATCAGAATACAGGCGGTGTGGCGAGTACTCCTATTGTTAAGACAAGTGAATGGACATTAGGGAAGAAAGTAAAACACGATAAATTTGGCGTTGGGACAATTATTAATATTGAAGGGGCGGACAATAATACTCGATTACAAATAGCTTTTCAAAATCAAGGGATCAAATGGCTAATTGCACATTTAGCTAAGTTAGAGAAGCTATAA